The genomic window CGCGCGCCGCGATTTGCGGGAGAAGCTGTTCAAGGACTGGACCGCGCGCGGCGACAAGGGCGGCGCGACCGACAACAAGGCGATCATCGCAGAGATGGTAAAGCTGCGGGCCGAACGCGCGAAGTTGCTCGGCTATCCGACCTTCGCGCATTACCGGCTCGACGACTGCATGGCGAAGATGCCGGCGGCCGTGCGCGACCTGCTCGGCGAGGTCTGGCCGCGCGCCCGCGCCCGTGCGCTGGCGGATCGCGACGCCATGCAGCAGCTCGCTCAGGAGGAGGGCGGCAATTTCCGTCTCGCGCCCTGGGACTGGCGCTACTACGCTGAGAAGCTGCGCAAGAAGCTGCATGACGTCGATGAGGCGACGATCAAGTCCTACCTGCAGCTCGACAGGATCATCGAAGCCGCCTTTGACACCGCGCATCGCCTGTTCGGTCTGAATTTCAAGGAGCGCCGCGACGTGCCGGTCTGGCACCCCGACGTGCGCGTGTGGGATGTCACCGCGGCCGATGGCCGTGCGGTCGGTCTGTTCTTCGGCGATTATTTCGCGCGTCCCTCGAAACATTCCGGCGCCTGGATGACGACGTTGCGCGACCAGGAGAAGCTGAACGGCGACGTGCGGCCGCTAGTGGTCAATGTAATGAATTTCAACAAGGCGGCGGACGGCGAGCCGACGCTCCTTTCCTTCGACGATGCGCGTACGCTGTTCCATGAATTCGGGCATGGCCTGCACGGTCTGCTCTCGGATGTGACTTATCCGAGTGTGTCCGGCACCAGCGTGCTGCGCGATTTCGTCGAACTGCCCTCGCAGCTTTACGAGCACTGGCTGGAGCGGCCGGAGGTGCTGCGGCGCTTCGCCGTGCATCACAAGACCGGCGAGCCGATCCCGGAGGCGCTGCTGCAGAAGGTGCTCGATGCGCGCGCCTTCGATCAGGGCTGCGCGACGGTGGAGTATGTCTCCTCGGCAATCGTCGATCTCGATTTCCATTCTCTGGAAAGCGGCGACGTGCCCGATGTTGTTGCCTTCGAGAAGGCCGCGCTGGATCGCATCGGCATGCCCGACGAGATCGTGATGCGGCACCGGCCGTCGCATTTTCAGCACGTGTTCTCGGGCGACGGCTATTCCTCGGCCTACTACTGCTACATGTGGGCGGAGGTGCTGGACGCCGACGCCTTCCGCGCCTTCGAGGAAGCGGGCGACATCTTCGACCCGGAAACCGCGAAGCGGCTGCGCGACAATATCTATGCCGCCGGCGGCGCCCGCGATCCGGAGGCCGCCTATATCGCCTTCCGCGGAAAGATGCCGACGCCGGACGCCTTGCTGCAGCGGCGCGGGCTGCTCGATGCGGTGCCGGCAGGGGAGGCTTAGCCTCGTTCGTCATGGCCGGGCTTGTCCCGAGCATCCACGTCTTTTATCCATGGCGCTCCCGTAAAGACGTGGATGCCCGCGACAAGCGCGGGCATAACGGAAACACATAATGCCTCTCCACTCCGCCGGATTTCGCCGCGGCGTTTGCGCCGCGCCCCATCATGCCGCCGCCGAAGCGGGCCGCCATGTGCTGGCGGAGGGCGGCAATGCGCTCGAGGCGATGGTGGCGATGGCGGCGACCATCGCGGCGGTCTATCCGCACATGAATCATGTCGGCGGCGACGGCTTCTGGCTCCTTCGCGAGCCGTCGGGGCGCGTGCGCGCGCTGATGGCGCCGGGGCCGGCGGGCGCGAAGGCGACGCCGGCCTTCTATCGCGAGCGCGGGCATGACACGATCCCGCCGCGCGGGCCGCTCGCAGCCCTCACCGTGCCGGGCGCGATCGGCGGCTGGATGATCGCGCTCGAAGCGGCCGCCGCGCGGGGTGGCAAGATGCCGCTCGACGTGCTGCTCGCGAACGCAATCGGTCATGCGCGCAATGGCTACACCGTCACGCGCAGCCAGGCGGCGCTCACCAGCGAGAAGCTTTCCGAGCTGAAAGACGTGCCCGGCTTCGCCGACGCGTTCCTGGTCGACGGCAAGCCGCCGGAGCAGGGCACGACCATGAAGCAGCCGGCCTTCGCGGCCATGCTCGATCATCTGGCGAATGCCGGGCTCGACGATTTCTATCGCGGCGACGTCGGACGCGAGATCGCCGCCGACCTGGAGCGCATCGGCTCGCCGGTGACGCGCGCCGATCTCGAGCGCTACAAGGCCTATGTCGCGGAGCCGCTGTCGGTTACGCTGAAGGCCGCCACGCTCTACAATGCGCCGCCGCCGACGCAAGGGCTGGCCTCGTTGATCATTTTGGCACTGTTGGAGCGGCTGCGCGTTACCGAAGCCGAGAGCTTCGATTTTGTGCATGGCCTCGTCGAATCCACCAAGCGCGCGTTCCGCGTCCGCGACCGCGTGATCACCGATCCGAGCAAACTGAAAGAGCCGCTGGAAAAATATCTGGAGGAGATGTTTCTCGACCGGGAAGCACAGCGAATAGATCGCAAGAAGGCCGCGCCCTGGCCCGCTCCTGCGGACAAGGGCGACACCATCTGGATGGGCACCGCCGATTCATCCGGCCTTGTCGTCTCCTATATCCAGTCGATCTACTGGGAATTCGGCTCCGGCTGCGTGCTGCCGGCGACCGGCGTCTTGTTGCAGAATCGCGGCGCCAGCTTCAGCCTCGACAAGAACGCCGCAAATCCGCTTGAACCCGGCCGCTTGCCGTTCCACACGCTCAATCCGGCGCTTGCCGTGCTCAAGGATGGCCGCGTCATGGCCTATGGCACCATGGGCGGCGACGGCCAGCCGCAGACGCAAGCCATGCTGTTCGCCCGTCACGCGCTGTTCCGCCAGCCGCTCGATCAGGCCATCGACGCGCCGCGCTGGCTGCTCGGCCGCACCTGGGGCTCGGCGCATACCAATCTGCGCTTGGAGCAGCGCTTCGACGGCAATCTGATCGACCGCCTGCTGTCAGCCGGCCATGACGTTGAGGTCATGAACGATGCCTATTCCGACACGATGGGCCATGCCGGGGCGGTGGTCCTGCATCCCAATGGCACGCTGGAGGGTGGGCACGATCCGCGTGCCGACGCCGGCGTTGCCGGAATTTGATGTCATAAAGGACGTTCGGCCTCTATTCCGCCGCACTCCGTGATATCGTCCGCCTCATCCGAATTTCACCGGCAGCTTTTATGACCCGTGTGCTGAAAGCCCTGTTTGCTGCGGCTTTGACGCTCGCTTGCGGCGCGACCGCGGCGAACGCGCATCCGCATGTCTTCGTCACCGTCAGGAGCGAGATCGTGCATGACAGCGAGGGCAAGGTGACCGGAATCCGTCACGCCTGGACCTTCGACGACATGTTCTCGACCTATGCGACGCAGGGACTGGAGCAGAAGCAAAAGGGTGTCTTTACCCGCGAGGAACTGGCGCCGCTCGCGGAGGTGAATGTCACCTCGATGAAGGAGTTCGATTTCTTCACCGAAGGCAAGCTCAACGGCCAGAAGATCGAGTTCGCCGACCCGAAGGATTACTGGCTCGATTACACCAACCAGGAGCTGACGCTGAACTTCACCTTGCCGCTGAAGACGCCGGTCGCGGTCAAGGATCTCAATCTCGATATCTACGATCCGGTCTATTTCGTCTCATTCGAACTCGCCGAGAAAGATCCGATCACCCTCGTCGCCGCGCCGGCGGGCTGCAAGCTGAATGTCGCCAAGCCGAACGACACTGGCGGCGCCAAGAATCTCGGCGAGAGTTTTTTCAACAACATGGATCCGAAGAATCCATTCGGCACGCAATTCGCCAACAAGATTTCCGTGAAATGCCAGTGACGCCGGTGCGGAAGCGATTTGGGTTGCTGCTCGCTGTGTCGGCGGCGATCGTCGTCGGTGGTGCGGCCCTTGTCGATGCGGCGCTGGCGCAATCGGCTCCCTTCGGCGTGCCGCGGCCGCAGACACCGGCAGCGGCGCCGGACGGGATTGTCGGCTGGCTGCTGGCCAAGCAGGCGGAGTTCTATCGCGCGCTGTCGGGCATGATCCGCGCGGCCAAGGCGGACGGCAGCGCGGTGTGGGGATTGTTCGGGCTGTCTTTTCTCTACGGCATCTTCCATGCCGCCGGTCCCGGTCACGGCAAGGCGGTGATCTCGTCCTACGTCGTCGCCAACGACGAGACCTGGCGGCGCGGCGTCATTCTGTCCTTTGCCTCGGCTTTCCTGCAGGCGCTGGTGGCGGTGGCGTTGGTCGGGGTGGCCGCGATCCTGCTTGGCGCGACGGCGCGCGTGATGAGCGATGTGGTCCGCTATATCGAAATCATCAGCTATTCCCTGATCACGCTGCTGGGCCTGCGACTGCTCTGGGTCAAGGGCCGCGCCGCCATTGCGTCATTCCGCGAACTGCAGGCCGAGCACGAGCATTTCCAGCATGCACATGCACATGCACATGAACATGGACATGGACATGGACATGGACATGGACATTCTCACCATCATCATGGCCATGCCCATCACGCGCACGACCATGAGCACGACGCGCATTGTGGTCACGCGCACGGCCCGGAGCCGAAGGATCTCGCCGGTCCGGGCGGCTGGCAGCGCGGGTTAACAGCGATCGTCGCGGTGGGCCTGCGGCCCTGCTCGGGCGCAATATTGGTGCTGGTCTTTGCGCTAGCGCAAGGTCTCTTCTGGGCCGGCGTCGGCGCGACCTTCATGATGGGGCTCGGCACTGCCATCACCGTCGCCGCCATCGCCACCATTGCCGTCGGCGCACAGGGCTGGGCGCGCCATCTGGCCTCCTCGCAGCCCGGCAGCGGCACATTGGCGATGCGCGGCCTGGAAGTGGCAGCGGCCCTGTTCGTATTCCTCTTCGGCCTGGCGCTGCTGACCGGCTATATGGTCAACGAGCGAATGTTCCCGGCGTAAATTTATTATTGTCACGCCTCACCCGATCTCGGATTTATCCGAGATCGGTATATTCAGCAAAGTCGGGTAAACCCGACTTTGCGTAGCGGGGCATCCAATAATCACTGAAAGCGAGATGTTTACTGGATTGCCCGGCGAAGCTTGTCATCCGGCCGCGCTTCGCGCGGACCGGGTGGCGGGCGATGACAGATGCAAAGCCTGAGGGGGCAGTATGAAAGCCGACAAACTTTTCGATCTCACGGGGGAAGTAGCGCTCGTCACCGGCGCGTCCAGCGGGCTTGGCCTGCGCTTCGCCGAAGTGCTTGCGGCCAATGGCGCCAGGGTGGTGCTGGTGGCGCGGCGTGCCGAGCGCCTTGCCGACGTGAAAGAGAAGATCGAGAAGGCCGGCGGCAAGGCCATCGCGGTGGAAGCCGACGTGCTCGATCGCGGCGGCATGAAAAAAGCCTTCGACGCCGCCGAGAAAGCTTTCGGCACCGTCACTATTCTTCTCAACAATGCCGGCATTGCGCATACCGACCGCGCCATCGATCTGTCGGAAGACACCTGGAAGCAGGTCCTGGCCATCGATCTCGACGCGGTCTTTTTCTGGTCGCAGGAAGCGGCCCGCCGCATGATCGCAGCGAGCAAGAAGGGCTCGATTGTCAACATTGCTTCGGTGGTCGGCTTCAACGTGTCGAAAGGCATCGTCGCCTATGCGGTCGCCAAGGCCGGTGTTGTGCAGGTCACCAAGGCGCTCGGTTTGGAGTGGGCCGGCAAAGGCATTCGCATCAACGGCATTGCGCCCGGCTGGTTCACCACCGACATCAACCGGGAGTTCCTCGCCAGCGAGCGCGGGCAGGCGATCCGCCGGGAAATTCCCATGGAGCGGTTCGGCGAAGACGGCGATCTCGACGGGGCGTTGCTGCTGCTGGTATCGCAGGCGGGCCGTTTCATGACCGGCGAAACCATCCTTGTGGATGGTGGGCAGTCGGTTGCCTTGCGCGGCTAATCAGTGTGCAATGCGCCAAATTTCGTGCCGCGGCGTGCTGCTGCAATTTCCTTCTGCGCAAGCGGACCCACACGAAATTGACTTGGGCGCGAGAAGTGTCAGCATTGCTGACACATAGACAGCAGACTACATAAATTATATGGGCCGGCCCAGAGTTTCAGCCGTCGGAATTTTCGTTCCTGCGTTGTCCTGGGCCGAGGAGAGGCAAGGAAATGACCCTGCGGCAGGTCAGCCTGGATGATAAATATGATTTGAGCCGGCGGCAGATCTTCGTCACCGGCTATCAGGCAATCATTCGTCTCTGCCTGATGCAGAAGGAGCGCGACCGGCGTGTCGGCCTCAATACGGCAGGTTATATCACCGGCTATCGCGGCTCGCCGCTCGGCGGCCTCGACCTGCAGTTCATCCGCGCGCAGAAATTCCTCGCGCCCAATGACATCAAGTTTCAGGCCGGCCTGAACGAGGACCTCGCGGCCACCGCCCTGTGGGGCACGCAGCAGGCGGAACTGCGCGGCGAGGGCAGGTGCGATGGCGTGTTCGGAATGTGGTACGGCAAGGGACCGGGCGTCGACCGCACCGGTGACGCGTTCCGCCATGCCAACCTCGCCGGCACTTCCAAACATGGCGGTGTACTCGCGCTGATGGGCGACGATCACACGGCCGAATCCTCCACGACGGCGCATCAGTCGGAATTCCATTTCGTCGACGTGATGATTCCCATCCTCAGTCCGGCGGGCGTCCAGGAATTCCTCGACTACGGTCTCTATGGCTGGGCGATGTCGCGTTTCTGCGGCACCTGGGTCGCGCTCAAATGCATGCATGAGACCGTCGAATCGACGGCGGTGGTCGACGGCAGCCTCGACCGCATCAACATCGTCATGCCGACCGATTTTGTGCCGCCTGAAGGCGGCCTGAACATCCGCCTGCGCGACACATTCCTCGGCCAGGAAGCACGGCTGCACGACTACAAACGCGATGCCATGCTGGCCTTCGTGCGCGCGAACAAGCTGAACAAGATCATCACCTCGGGCGGGCCGAACGCCAGGATCGGCATCATCACCACCGGCAAATCCTATCTCGACGTGCGGCAAGCCTTCGACGAGCTCGGCATCGATGAAGTGGCTTGCAACAATCTTGGCATTCGGCTGTTCAAGATCGCCTGTCCTTGGCCTATCCCGAAAGACGAATTGGTCGAGTTTGCGAAAGGTCTCGATCTCATCATTGTCGTCGAAGAGAAACGCTCGCTCATCGAAGTGCAGGTGCGCGAGGAGCTTTACGGCACCGCCAACCAGCCGACCTGCATTGGCAAGAAGGATGAACGCGGCAACTGGCTGTTCCCAGTCAAAGGTGCGCTTGATCCGAACGAGGTCGCAATCTGCATCGGCGAACGTCTGCTCGCCTACGGTCCCAATGACGCGATTGCGACGCGCGTCTCGCGCCTGAAACAGGCGCAGCATGCGCTGGCGGAAATCCAGGAGGTCGCGGCGCGGACGCCGTATTTCTGCTCCGGCTGCCCGCACAACACCTCGACGGTGGTGCCGGACGGCATGCGCGCCTATGCCGGCATCGGCTGCCATTTCATGGCGCAGTGGATGGACCGCTCGACGCTCGGCTTCACCCAGATGGGCGGCGAGGGCGCCAACTGGATCGGCGAAGCGCCCTTCTCCAAGCGCGATCACGTCTTCCAGAATCTCGGCGACGGCACCTACAACCATTCCGGCTATCTTGCGATACGCGCCGCCATCGCCTCCGGCGTGAACATCACCTACAAGATTCTTTACAACGACGCGGTCGCCATGACCGGCGGTCAGGCGAATGAAGGCGGCCTCAACGTGCCGCAAATCGCGCAGCAGGTCGCGGCCGAAGGCGTCAAGCGCATTGCCGTCGTTAGCGACGAACCACAGAAATATCCGAGCGGCATCGACTGGCCGCGCGGCGTTACCTTCCATCACCGCGACGACCTGAACGAGGTGCAGAAGGAGCTCGCCGCGATTCCCGGCACCACCATTCTGATCTACGACCAAACCTGCGCCGCCGAGAAGCGACGCCGGCGGAAACGCGGCACCTTTCCCGATCCTGACAAGCGCATCCTGATCAACGAACTGGTCTGCGAAGGCTGCGGCGATTGCGGGTTGAAATCGAACTGCGTGTCGGTGCAGCCGCTGGAAACCGAGTGGGGCCGCAAGCGCACCATCGACCAGTCG from Pseudorhodoplanes sp. includes these protein-coding regions:
- a CDS encoding indolepyruvate ferredoxin oxidoreductase family protein, producing MTLRQVSLDDKYDLSRRQIFVTGYQAIIRLCLMQKERDRRVGLNTAGYITGYRGSPLGGLDLQFIRAQKFLAPNDIKFQAGLNEDLAATALWGTQQAELRGEGRCDGVFGMWYGKGPGVDRTGDAFRHANLAGTSKHGGVLALMGDDHTAESSTTAHQSEFHFVDVMIPILSPAGVQEFLDYGLYGWAMSRFCGTWVALKCMHETVESTAVVDGSLDRINIVMPTDFVPPEGGLNIRLRDTFLGQEARLHDYKRDAMLAFVRANKLNKIITSGGPNARIGIITTGKSYLDVRQAFDELGIDEVACNNLGIRLFKIACPWPIPKDELVEFAKGLDLIIVVEEKRSLIEVQVREELYGTANQPTCIGKKDERGNWLFPVKGALDPNEVAICIGERLLAYGPNDAIATRVSRLKQAQHALAEIQEVAARTPYFCSGCPHNTSTVVPDGMRAYAGIGCHFMAQWMDRSTLGFTQMGGEGANWIGEAPFSKRDHVFQNLGDGTYNHSGYLAIRAAIASGVNITYKILYNDAVAMTGGQANEGGLNVPQIAQQVAAEGVKRIAVVSDEPQKYPSGIDWPRGVTFHHRDDLNEVQKELAAIPGTTILIYDQTCAAEKRRRRKRGTFPDPDKRILINELVCEGCGDCGLKSNCVSVQPLETEWGRKRTIDQSSCNKDYSCIKGFCPSFVTVHGAKLKRGEAVAEGDHLPALPEPGLPQIGTPYGIIVTGVGGTGIVTIGGVLGMAAHLEGKGVGIIDMAGLAQKGGAVYSHIRISNKPDEIHAIRMAAGGADLVLGGDIVVAGNKKVLAAVKHGSTRIVANLAEFLPGDFTRNADFSLPMERLKRAIQAAAGRENVSFVDAGRLATALLGNSIAANIFLVGYAYQLGALPLSAEAIEKAIEMNGEAVAMNQAAFRWGRRAALDLAAVEKLAPLAAAQDDNRRLSQSFEETVQRRVAFLTDYQNAAYAGRYRKRVEQVRAAEQSKTPGKQGLAEAVAHYLFKLMAYKDEYEVARLYTDGTFLKQVDQTFAGDNLRFEFHLAPPLLAKIDKTTGEPRKMSFGPWVLKAFGVLKRFKFLRGTPLDIFGYSEERRTERKLIADYEAMLDEILQKLTPENHPLGVGLAAIPEKIRGFGHVKARHLKAAKADEAALLDQFRATSSPMLKAAE
- a CDS encoding gamma-glutamyltransferase, with the protein product MPLHSAGFRRGVCAAPHHAAAEAGRHVLAEGGNALEAMVAMAATIAAVYPHMNHVGGDGFWLLREPSGRVRALMAPGPAGAKATPAFYRERGHDTIPPRGPLAALTVPGAIGGWMIALEAAAARGGKMPLDVLLANAIGHARNGYTVTRSQAALTSEKLSELKDVPGFADAFLVDGKPPEQGTTMKQPAFAAMLDHLANAGLDDFYRGDVGREIAADLERIGSPVTRADLERYKAYVAEPLSVTLKAATLYNAPPPTQGLASLIILALLERLRVTEAESFDFVHGLVESTKRAFRVRDRVITDPSKLKEPLEKYLEEMFLDREAQRIDRKKAAPWPAPADKGDTIWMGTADSSGLVVSYIQSIYWEFGSGCVLPATGVLLQNRGASFSLDKNAANPLEPGRLPFHTLNPALAVLKDGRVMAYGTMGGDGQPQTQAMLFARHALFRQPLDQAIDAPRWLLGRTWGSAHTNLRLEQRFDGNLIDRLLSAGHDVEVMNDAYSDTMGHAGAVVLHPNGTLEGGHDPRADAGVAGI
- a CDS encoding nickel/cobalt transporter; protein product: MPVTPVRKRFGLLLAVSAAIVVGGAALVDAALAQSAPFGVPRPQTPAAAPDGIVGWLLAKQAEFYRALSGMIRAAKADGSAVWGLFGLSFLYGIFHAAGPGHGKAVISSYVVANDETWRRGVILSFASAFLQALVAVALVGVAAILLGATARVMSDVVRYIEIISYSLITLLGLRLLWVKGRAAIASFRELQAEHEHFQHAHAHAHEHGHGHGHGHGHSHHHHGHAHHAHDHEHDAHCGHAHGPEPKDLAGPGGWQRGLTAIVAVGLRPCSGAILVLVFALAQGLFWAGVGATFMMGLGTAITVAAIATIAVGAQGWARHLASSQPGSGTLAMRGLEVAAALFVFLFGLALLTGYMVNERMFPA
- a CDS encoding glucose 1-dehydrogenase, with the protein product MKADKLFDLTGEVALVTGASSGLGLRFAEVLAANGARVVLVARRAERLADVKEKIEKAGGKAIAVEADVLDRGGMKKAFDAAEKAFGTVTILLNNAGIAHTDRAIDLSEDTWKQVLAIDLDAVFFWSQEAARRMIAASKKGSIVNIASVVGFNVSKGIVAYAVAKAGVVQVTKALGLEWAGKGIRINGIAPGWFTTDINREFLASERGQAIRREIPMERFGEDGDLDGALLLLVSQAGRFMTGETILVDGGQSVALRG
- a CDS encoding DUF1007 family protein, yielding MTRVLKALFAAALTLACGATAANAHPHVFVTVRSEIVHDSEGKVTGIRHAWTFDDMFSTYATQGLEQKQKGVFTREELAPLAEVNVTSMKEFDFFTEGKLNGQKIEFADPKDYWLDYTNQELTLNFTLPLKTPVAVKDLNLDIYDPVYFVSFELAEKDPITLVAAPAGCKLNVAKPNDTGGAKNLGESFFNNMDPKNPFGTQFANKISVKCQ
- a CDS encoding M3 family metallopeptidase, which codes for MTQAPDTNPLLKPWPGPDGVPPFAAIRPEHFVPAFEQAMAQHRAEIDAIAGQSAAPDFDNTIRVLEDSGRMLDRVSAVFFNLAGAHTSDAIMQIEREMAPKLAAHHNAINLNEALFRRVEAVWTKRAGLTLTPEQARVLERHRTAFRRAGAHLEPATKKRLAQIGERLAELATAFGQNVLADEQDYRLVLEAPDDLAGLPDFVAAAAREAAEERGLPDKHVITLSRSSVEPFLQFSARRDLREKLFKDWTARGDKGGATDNKAIIAEMVKLRAERAKLLGYPTFAHYRLDDCMAKMPAAVRDLLGEVWPRARARALADRDAMQQLAQEEGGNFRLAPWDWRYYAEKLRKKLHDVDEATIKSYLQLDRIIEAAFDTAHRLFGLNFKERRDVPVWHPDVRVWDVTAADGRAVGLFFGDYFARPSKHSGAWMTTLRDQEKLNGDVRPLVVNVMNFNKAADGEPTLLSFDDARTLFHEFGHGLHGLLSDVTYPSVSGTSVLRDFVELPSQLYEHWLERPEVLRRFAVHHKTGEPIPEALLQKVLDARAFDQGCATVEYVSSAIVDLDFHSLESGDVPDVVAFEKAALDRIGMPDEIVMRHRPSHFQHVFSGDGYSSAYYCYMWAEVLDADAFRAFEEAGDIFDPETAKRLRDNIYAAGGARDPEAAYIAFRGKMPTPDALLQRRGLLDAVPAGEA